The Cryptomeria japonica chromosome 6, Sugi_1.0, whole genome shotgun sequence genomic interval CATGCACCCTTTGCAAAGCTTCTTCAGCAGAGAccctaaacaaaattttaaaaaatgttcaGATGCGTATGTACTATATACCAAACAATAGATATACCATGATCGAACACTAGCTGTACCTGTTACCAAACTGCACAAATCCACATCCCTTGCCAACCGGTATTTTAACGTAGACAAGCTCACCAAACTGCCCAAAAAGCTGCTTCAGATCTTCTTCTGAAATGTTCGGATCCAATCCACCAACAAATATCTGCAAGATATAAATAATAAGAGGATGCAGGGAAAAACCTTTGTACATGCACTTACATATGGTTACTTACAGTTGTGTTATTTAGATCATCGTCTGTCGGCAAAACTGGAGCGGGTGGCACACTGTAGGCTGGTGTTTGATAGGAAGCTGCAGAGAAAAAAAAGATGAATTAACATGTAGTCAATTACAAAAACAAAAGCTACATTTAAATACCAAGTAAAAATCAGAAACTGCACATGTCAAATTGTACCAACAAACCACCAACCTTAATCTGAGAAAAAGATGTTCTTACTATAGAAAGGATAAAAAGTTTGGATCCACTCTGCATTTAATATAGGAAGACTACAAAGAAACACATTATCACTAAGACTTTTATAGCTGTGGAAAGGAAGAGGAGCTCGTGAGCAGAAAAGAACAGTATCTCCTCTTTATCGAGGAAACTATTAGGTTGTCTCTCCCAAAGACCTTTCCAGAAATCCCCATCATTTCTATGTTTGAGAAATACAGCTGTACATATACCCATTTCTATAATTGAGCTTAGAACTGTGAAACCAGACAAGCATAACAGAGTTCATAGCCACTCTTAACACAAAAAATAAATCTCTTAAAAGTATCATGAGAAATAAGTTGTACAAGCAAAGCACCAGCATTGAATAAttgaaatataatcatttttatCCACAATCTTAAGCCAAGATTTAAATCACGAAACAAAACATAAGTTCTTACTGAACCAAATTCCTGGGAAATCTCAGGCTTGCCTTGGCCACCAGAATGTTGAGTGCAGCCTACCCAACATCATGAAAGGAATACCCTTCTATCTCCAATATCTAATAGGACAAATTTTAGAAAAGAAATAATGAAatcagaaattaatcactttattgtTGACACCCAACACAGACAGCAAAGTAAGCACTTTTTGTTAAAATACCAGCAAGATCAATCCAATTGATTCTTAAAGGGAAGAATCAGATAGGTGGAGAAGATATAATTCGCAATCCAAACTGAACCTGTTCCATAATGCGTTCACATGCTAAAAAATGAGAAATGAGAAATGGACTATTGCAGTTGAATACATAAACAGATCACTGACCTAAATGAGGTCAGCCGCTACTTAAGAGATTGTTTCTTGTGCTGAGTTCAGTTCCAGGCTTTATGTGAAGAAAGCCTCTTGGGATCCTGCTTTGAGACAACATCAGCTGTATAAGCTTGAAAAATGTTTGTAACATGAAGCCAACTTGTCAATTGTCTAATAGGAATTTAAAACACTTGGATTGAAGTGGCTCTGAAGATCAACTGAAACAATATTGATATTTCTCTTCAATTGCTATTTTGACTGAAGCATACATCTACCCGAAGCACGGCAATACTCTGAAGCACCATAGTCAGAACCCCATAGAGAATCAAGGATTAATTACCTGGAAATATCCAGGAAGCTCATGGAGAATGGTTTGAATAAACTTTATAGGGAAGGGAAAGCAATTACAGTGTTAATCAGAGAACAGCTATGAGATGACCATTGAAGCAAGCAAGCAGTAAATAACAGTATGAACCCTGTAAGACTTTAGTGGTGCAAGATCCACAGGAATAATCTgtaaaccaatcaaaataatcacaAAAAGAAGCAGACACTAAAAGCTGTCCCACGTTAGCAGTCAGTCTCCATAACACCTTAATTATAATCCCAGCAAAAGAAAGCTCTGAGATAACCTTACAAAGCAAGCCAGCCATAAATGACAATATGAATACAGTAAGACTCGAAAAGTGCAAGATCCACAAGTATAATTAATGAATCAACCAAGATGAtcagaaaaagaagcaagaactaGAAGATGTCCTGCATTAGCTTTTTCACACTATGATAACGATTGCAACaatgaaaattaaattcaaataatGTTTTTCTGCAAACCTTTAGCAGTGGGATATTGTTGCTGATAAGTCAATGACTTCTTAGGAGTAGCTGCACTTATTCGCATAGGTCTCATAGAACAATATACCCCATTCATTTCAGTCATGGAACGATTCCTTTCATTCTCATCTGCAAATTTAAcaaatccatagccctttgaacgCCCCGTAGCAGGATCTGTTACAACCTTTGCACCTCTAACAGATGTATAACGTGCTCTAAAAGTTTCCTGTAGCAGATAATCTGTGACATCTAGAGCCAAATCCCCAACAAATATGGAGTGATCTGGGCCTCCAATTAATCGTCTTTCTCCTAAACCAAACGAGGCCCAATTTAATCTGAAAAGCTGTTCTGTGTTAGGCATCTGTGTGCCATTGTATGTTTGGAGAATCCTCTCCGCCGCTGAATGGGACACAAACTCCACAAAGCCATAGCCTTCAGGATAGCCAGTCAACTTGTTCCGAATAACCTTTATAGACACAACCTTCAATGACCAAAAAGCAACATCAACATAATATTGTTACAAAGCTGATATAATATCACAAAAGCACCAGCACAAGCCAAGAAATGGCTTTGAAAATTTAACCTACTTGAAAAATCTTAGCTCCCTTTGTAAACATGTGTTAGTTTGAAAATAAGCAACTCCATGTACAttgtacatatataaataaatttagttTTGTGCTTGCTTAAAATTGGAAGTACTCATCTCTCTTCTGGAAATTCTATTAAAATTTAAAAAGCATTATGCCTTGAATTGATATTTTACATGCACAAGTTTTAGAAACCATTTGCTTCAAGATGTATAAACTCATTTTTAAATCCATGGCTGTAAATCAAGTAAAACTAATTGAATCTTACTTTTCTTTTAGAATCTCTTGCATGCAAGAAACATTCTTACTTCCATGACTGTAAGGATCTGTTTATATCAAGAAAAATctacgttaccccaagtttccgggacgggggatGGGGGGACGAGTTTCTGGGAcggcaattttttttgccaaatttggggacagggggggggacggcaaaggggacggttatataaaatatagggaaaatttaaaatatataggaaaattctaaatgttcatatgaaaacatggataaagcatgcatctatacattatattcatatgaaaacatggatatagcatgtgtatgatactatgaaaacattttagaatgcaaacatcgaacatacaacattatcaatagactcaacactcaatatgcactcataattcagaatttcaattcattcacattgtcaatatgcatatcataatagatattaaagaaataacaaacaaaatgcccaaaggccacactgctgccatattgtttcattgtcaattgcgatatggaaatcaaaatagtactaagtaaatactaaaaagcaaagtataatatttattatttaatttattttctatttataaattttaaaatttataatatgaattaatttaaaattataaatacttgatatgaattaataaatttaatgttgccttttaatttttgatagagggccccatgttagaaaaataataaaatatagatagtcgtattttgatttttcaaattcaataataaaaaaattgatagtcgttttttaaattttttcaatatagagggcccatgttagaaaaattaaaaaaaaattgaaaatacgacttttttttaaaatatttttccctagcactagatgtgggggacgtctagccgtccccaatccgtccccagcCGTCCTCAGCCGtcccccccgtttcggggacgtcccctaaaAATTCTGACAATTCGGGGACAGGGGggaacgtcccctggccgtccccaagtccccgaaacgtccccgggactgggacgggggttttcaggtaggggacgTGTCCTCGGGTTTCGTAGAGAAAAACTAATTGAATCTCTGTCCGGATGATGATACATTGAATCATCTGCAAAACATCTCAACTGTGAAGCCTTGTTGGAAAGTCATACTTTTCCAAAAGCATGGCCCAAAATGTACTTCTAATTGTGTATGTACTTCATTTAGGTCACAAATCTCACAAACTTCAATCAAATATTCAAAACCAATGTGTCATTTGACTCATTAGACATGTACATACATTTAGAACCAGGAGCTCCCAACTCAAAATCAAAACATTGGCTTAAGTAACACGTTGGCCATATGCACGCCACACAAAAATGTTCTCACATTTTAGCTGTTCTTTGAGGTTTGAACATATATAAGAGAAACATGTTGCTTTGTGGGACTGTCAGCTGCCAGATTAATTTTGCAAGATGTTGTGGTTTTATAAGAATAATTAGCAATGTCGAATATTTCACCTCTAAGATTGGAAAGATAATATGTCAGTTTTTAAATTTATTGTGATGGTTTCTTTGCAAAAGGCCAGTGTCTTGAGATTCACTTGCAAAAACATAGACAATAACAATTATATCTTGAATTGTTAATATGTTTTCTCAGCTCCCACCCACGATAGTTGAGATGGCAATGGCTAGATGCGATAGTTTTCATCGATTCTATAAGTAATATGCCTACCCTcccagccctactattctaagggggcgTTAGCGATCTTCCTTTGATAAAGTTGGGTTGGGAAAGATAGTACAGTAGGTTTCATTTCCCTCGCTTTCCATTCTCAGAAAGGGTTTTAACTGAAAGCTGGAAACAGCTTTAATTCAACTATTCTTCCTATCCCTACAACTATAGAAAAAGGAGGGCTTTTGGGGCCCTACCATTCTAAAGgggttggcatgttacgtatagaatcaagAAAGGCTTAAACTAGTTTTCCCACCCCCAACACAACTATAGTTTCCCACCCCAATAAATTAGCCTGCTAGAGTGACGGGGACCTCAAATTGAATCAATCCCCAACCGGGGCTCAAtctgcccctacaattctatgggcccaCCCCAATAAATTAGCCTGCTAGAGTGACGGGGACCTCAAATTGAATCAATCCCCAACCGGGGCTCAATCTGCCCCTACAATTCTCTGGGCCCTACTATTTTAAGTTTcttgattctatacgtaacatgcccactcCCCTTTCTATAATTGAATAGTTGAGACGGATAAAGAGAGACGgatttggcattgagttgtcaccTACTAAAAAGAGGGGTAGGGAAACTAGGAATGAATGGTGGGATAACATTGAGTTGTTCACCTACGTGTTATATGCCCCATGCCAATTAGGTACCTTCCTTATACCCTATCCTTACCTTCCCCAAATAATTGATATCCTAATTAATTGGCATCCCACCCCGGAACATTGATTCGTACGAAGACCAAATTGCAAAAATTATGCCCCTTTATTTTAAAATACTTAATATATGAGATTCTTTTACTTTTGGGATCCACTTTTGAACTATAATTTTCATTTTTAATGAAACATACCAAATGTCAACACTACTCTCAGTTTACCAAGTATTTTTAAATATATGAACTTTATTTTTGGATCCTCTTTTAAACTCTTCAATTTTTCACCAAATATACCAATATCAACACTACCCCCATTTTACCAAGTAGGAATTATTGTCAAAACATATTCCCTCCATGTCACTAAGTACATCTAGAACCCCCCAATACCTCTATGGGTTCGGATTGGGAATGGGATGTCTAGGTCCTATGATGGTTCCCCTCTGGCTTCGCCCAAGGTTACTCCCAAGCACCTTGAGTTCCCTTAGAGCCTCTATGATGGACCCACAGGGAACTAGAGAGGGATGAATGAATGAAGATTTTTAATGTCGTCCATGAGACCAGGCAGTCTATGGGATAAAAAATTGAGAACACAATGATCTAAAAACAACCAACCAGCCAATCAACCCAGAAAGCAGTCAAAGGGTGACACCTAACCCTTGCTGATCATATTTCTTCTACTGTAGATTTTGACCAAGTAATCTGCTGCCTGAACAATCTGTTCTTCTTCAAACAAGGTATTTAGAGACTCAACTTTTAGAATATCCGTATATTTGCACTAGATGTCATCAAAAGCAGTGTAATCCATGATGTAATGCCATTCCGTTTCCATTGATCCAGACATACAGAGAAGACAAACCCTTTCAGCCCATTCCTCTTTGGGTATTTTCCACCTCCCTGTTTCGCACCTAAGAGCTAGTTCTTAATTGGGCAATTggcatttttgctttccattttataTATGCCTCTATGTAATGTTTTTATTGATGTTCACATGTGGGATTAAAATAATTGATGTAGTATTCTCTTTTTCTTCCAAGTTGCTTTGACCACAATGCCACTTTTACTTTCTCTCTCACATATTTCTTGATTTCAGTGTTCCTATTTGGACATTCATATAGATTAATTCCCCATCTGCTTAGCCACTTGATATTTTGTTTCATCCAAGTGTTTTTTCTCCTATTTAACTTTTCCTCTGTCACAATTTTGGGCCAGCGATGATCTTCCATTTTCTCTGTTCTCTTCAAATAGCCTAGCAACCTAATCATTCCAGTAGCTTCAACCGGGAAGGCGCTGACTTCCACTAAGATGATCTCATAAGGAACCGTGGTTTTAATTTTGAAGTTGCTTGTAATAAGGTATCTTTGTAATCTTTCTATTTGCCTCCATCTTGATATTGATGTCCTGCTGCCCCAAACCTCAAATCCTAAGTGAAGCTGGGTCGAAACCAGTGATGCccaaaaagaaaaaatttaaaacatttttacAAATAAAAAAGTGCCTATGTAACTAATTTCACCCTTACATGATAAAATTGTGAAGATGGTGTGTCATAAAGGCTTGTGTGGTTTCAAAGGCCTTAGTTTGCACTTGGTGGCAAGggctctgccccttgaccccgccctGTATTGCAACAAGAAGCGTGCAAGGAGCGCTGTCCCTCACCCCATTGGGGTCTCCATTCAtagacctgttgacgtgtattttgtacaccatcatacacagaataaaatacctaaaggcatcttatcctctcttgaataaagtctctaactgctgaagattcccatgaaggatcagttaggatgactccaatgttctggttagtagggtctctacgtgtggataagcaccagcggtatgatgtgatttgctgtgtcctcaaggggccttacactccgaaagtcttactaaactaaagaagcttttcaaaaaatagcaaacggatagggtttgcaagaggtctaatctaatctaaccctaagaatgacttcatgtggacaagacttggcaagattctaccaacttcaatttcgccataaaataacaacttaattgaaattggtgcgatcttctaaggtaacgaaATGATTTTCAATgtatcaaagatcaaagacactaccacgaaggtacatatccaagatacaataatgattgaaggttaagtgattcaaatatctccagtcgaccacgcaaggcgttcctacaatcagcaagaagctagtggtttggattacgaatcctaccaatgatcaagtctcacactatgtccttcaaattaacacactactttgattgagcaagattcaaatgaattgaacaaccatgaagataaccaaaaaagttgcaacaaaacaccataacttcaatatttcattgatttcaaagtcatcatgtacaacaattgcttgaattcctttcctcaaactcaatcttgctacaaaagtaaaattgcttctaactctaatctctctaatacatcaaactctctctctaatctcttaactatctctattacaaatgaaatgaaaatgagggtataaatagcatcctcaattacaatgaatggtccagattgaaagcagatcaacggtcaagatcatgacacctaaaccttaattagggtttgttacaaaagttccccttttattgcacaacattaaatgcatagccaattataaatttggcacgaaaatctaggagacatagaccaatgacaattaaggtgccatgtcatctataacaacctctcatctagaatcttattccctttccaatgctcctttttagcatatgcaatgaatcttgatacgattccctcgatctcagcaattggaatctcgggacgattcttc includes:
- the LOC131065857 gene encoding polyadenylate-binding protein RBP47B', coding for MEQQQWMIQTQQHYQQQPQYSNDEIKTLWIGDLQYWVDENYLHTCFSHTGEVVSIKVIRNKLTGYPEGYGFVEFVSHSAAERILQTYNGTQMPNTEQLFRLNWASFGLGERRLIGGPDHSIFVGDLALDVTDYLLQETFRARYTSVRGAKVVTDPATGRSKGYGFVKFADENERNRSMTEMNGVYCSMRPMRISAATPKKSLTYQQQYPTAKASYQTPAYSVPPAPVLPTDDDLNNTTIFVGGLDPNISEEDLKQLFGQFGELVYVKIPVGKGCGFVQFGNRVSAEEALQRVHGTVIGQQTVRLSWGRSPATKQEPTAGWGQAQADPNQWNGAYYGYGQGYEAYGYAQPPQDPSMYGYGAYPTTGSYQQTEVQEMSTAGVMNTVQQPPEHKEEEIFDPLAPPDVEKLNAAYIALHEASLVGRHFWLTTC